Proteins from a single region of Streptomyces sp. Tu 3180:
- a CDS encoding CarD family transcriptional regulator, whose amino-acid sequence MTFKVGDTVVYPHHGAALIEAIETRQIKGVDKTYLVLKVAQGDLTVRVPADNAEFVGVRDVVGQDGLDRVFEVLRAPYAEEPTNWSRRYKANLEKLASGDVIKVAEVVRDLWRRERERGLSAGEKRMLAKARQILVSELALAENTNEDKAEALLDEVLAS is encoded by the coding sequence ATGACGTTCAAGGTTGGCGACACCGTGGTCTATCCCCATCACGGGGCCGCGCTGATCGAGGCAATCGAAACTCGCCAGATCAAAGGCGTGGACAAGACCTACTTGGTGCTGAAGGTCGCCCAGGGTGACCTGACGGTACGTGTGCCAGCGGACAATGCGGAGTTCGTCGGCGTGCGTGATGTGGTCGGTCAGGACGGGCTGGACCGGGTCTTCGAGGTGCTGCGCGCGCCGTACGCCGAGGAGCCCACGAACTGGTCCCGTCGCTACAAGGCAAACCTGGAGAAGCTCGCCTCGGGCGACGTCATCAAGGTCGCGGAAGTCGTGCGTGACCTGTGGCGTCGTGAGCGCGAGCGTGGACTCTCCGCCGGTGAGAAGCGCATGCTCGCCAAGGCGCGCCAGATTCTGGTCAGCGAGCTCGCCCTCGCGGAGAACACCAACGAGGACAAGGCCGAGGCCCTGCTCGACGAGGTTCTCGCCTCCTGA
- a CDS encoding response regulator transcription factor encodes MTRVLVVEDEESFSDALSYMLRKEGFEVAVATTGPDGLDEFERNGADLVLLDLMLPGLPGTEVCRQLRGRSNVPVIMVTAKDSEIDKVVGLEIGADDYVTKPFSSRELVARIRAVLRRRGEPEEVAPAALEAGPVRMDVDRHVVTVGGTKVDLPLKEFDLLEMLLRNAGRVLTRMQLIDRVWGADYVGDTKTLDVHVKRLRAKIEPDPGAPRYLVTVRGLGYKFEP; translated from the coding sequence GTGACCCGAGTGCTCGTCGTCGAGGACGAGGAGTCCTTCTCCGACGCCCTGTCGTACATGCTCCGCAAGGAGGGCTTCGAGGTCGCCGTCGCGACCACCGGGCCCGACGGACTCGACGAGTTCGAGCGCAACGGCGCCGACCTCGTCCTCCTCGACCTGATGCTGCCCGGGCTGCCGGGCACCGAGGTGTGCCGCCAGCTGCGCGGCCGCTCCAACGTCCCCGTCATCATGGTGACCGCCAAGGACAGCGAGATCGACAAGGTGGTGGGCCTGGAGATAGGGGCCGACGACTACGTCACCAAGCCGTTCTCCTCGCGGGAGCTGGTCGCCCGCATCCGCGCGGTGCTGCGCCGCCGCGGCGAGCCCGAGGAGGTCGCCCCCGCGGCCCTGGAGGCCGGTCCGGTCCGGATGGACGTCGACCGGCACGTGGTCACCGTGGGCGGCACCAAGGTCGACCTGCCGCTGAAGGAGTTCGACCTGCTGGAGATGCTGCTGCGCAACGCCGGGCGGGTGCTGACCCGGATGCAGCTCATCGACCGGGTGTGGGGCGCCGACTACGTCGGGGACACCAAGACCCTCGACGTCCACGTCAAGCGGCTGCGCGCCAAGATCGAGCCGGACCCGGGCGCGCCGCGCTACCTGGTGACGGTGCGGGGCCTGGGCTACAAGTTCGAGCCGTAG
- a CDS encoding DUF461 domain-containing protein, with the protein MSSSLRRGALAAAALAFSIASLSACAAGNNAQTLQIEPDNASTTVGDIMVQSATVITQPDLESTGPAVVSATLFNNGRTDQTLESVTLPGTGKTAELTPAEGGTLTVPAGGSLVLGGEGNASAVLPSSREAVQDGNAQKVTFTFSETGDVSLRAFVFPAEHFFKGWGPTEVPAAPGASTEPSAESSGEPADEAAGTPDGTGSTESGAPEDGTAEDPSGTPSDAASASQQAGH; encoded by the coding sequence GTGAGCAGCAGCCTTCGACGCGGCGCCCTCGCCGCCGCCGCCCTCGCTTTCTCGATCGCCTCGCTCTCCGCGTGCGCGGCCGGCAACAACGCCCAGACCCTGCAGATCGAGCCGGACAACGCGTCCACCACCGTCGGCGACATCATGGTCCAGAGCGCCACGGTCATCACCCAGCCCGACCTCGAGTCGACGGGCCCGGCCGTCGTCTCCGCCACGCTGTTCAACAACGGCCGCACCGACCAGACCCTGGAGTCGGTCACCCTCCCCGGCACCGGCAAGACCGCCGAGCTCACCCCCGCCGAGGGCGGCACCCTGACCGTCCCGGCCGGCGGTTCGCTCGTCCTGGGCGGCGAGGGCAACGCCTCCGCCGTCCTGCCCAGCAGCCGTGAGGCCGTCCAGGACGGCAACGCGCAGAAGGTCACCTTCACCTTCAGCGAGACCGGCGACGTGAGCCTGCGCGCGTTCGTCTTCCCGGCCGAGCACTTCTTCAAGGGATGGGGCCCGACCGAGGTCCCGGCCGCGCCGGGCGCCTCGACGGAACCGTCGGCGGAGTCCTCCGGCGAGCCGGCCGACGAGGCCGCCGGGACGCCGGACGGCACCGGGTCCACGGAGTCCGGGGCTCCGGAGGACGGCACCGCGGAGGACCCGTCGGGCACCCCGTCCGACGCGGCCTCGGCGAGCCAGCAGGCCGGCCACTGA